The Flavobacterium commune genome contains the following window.
GCCGGAGCTAGGGTAGCTTGTTCGGGGATTATAAAATAAAGAATAGTCTTTCAACACCGATTAAAACCATCTTAATTTAACAAAATTAAGATGGTTTTTTCATTTTTAAATAACATCAAAACTAGAAAAAAACATAGCTTTGTAGCATCAAAATAAGAATATGATAAATCCTTCGGCACCTGGCTGGATTGATAAATTTTTTATCAAGCAGGAATTCACGAAACAGCATGTTTTCATGGATACTGATTTATTTTATAAAAAAACCAGAGCTACCGGTTTTATATACGGTCATATTATTTCGTTTGAAACACCTGTATTTGTTGACACCAAAGGCTGGGTTCAAAATGAAATCCCTAAAGTTGCCTTATTAAATACCCTGTATCATATTTACGGATTAACCACTAAGGAAGTAGATTCGAATACTTTTATCAAAAAATGTCTGGATTTCTATGATGATTTGCATCCGCAGGGATTTAATTTGTTCAAAAAAGTTTTGCCTAACGGTGCTCCTTCTTTAAACTTGGAGAGAATCATTGATACCCGAGTTCAAACCAATGTGGACATTATAAATAAAAACTTCTCTCATATTGTAACTAATGCACTGCTTTTTATCGATATTTTAGCTTTTAGACAATATTTGATTAATGGAAAAATCCCGGAGAAATACCTAAAAAAAATTGAAGAAGCAGTAATTAGTGTGGTTACATTGGCACTAAAAATTAAGACTAATAAATCAAATTATGACGATTTATTAATCAAACTCTTTGAAGCTTCAGTACGTTACAGCAAATTTTCTAAAATTAATACCCAAAATATTGACGAGTTAAATTTGGACTACTTCAATTCTGATTTAGAAAAATATTATCTCCTTGATATGGCAGGAATGGCATTATGGAGTGATGGCGAGATTGAAAATGAAGAGATTTATTTTTTACATAAATTAGCCGAAAACATCAAAATACAAGCTGATTTCGTATCTGAAAGTATCCAAAATACGGATCTTTTT
Protein-coding sequences here:
- a CDS encoding LETM1-related biofilm-associated protein codes for the protein MINPSAPGWIDKFFIKQEFTKQHVFMDTDLFYKKTRATGFIYGHIISFETPVFVDTKGWVQNEIPKVALLNTLYHIYGLTTKEVDSNTFIKKCLDFYDDLHPQGFNLFKKVLPNGAPSLNLERIIDTRVQTNVDIINKNFSHIVTNALLFIDILAFRQYLINGKIPEKYLKKIEEAVISVVTLALKIKTNKSNYDDLLIKLFEASVRYSKFSKINTQNIDELNLDYFNSDLEKYYLLDMAGMALWSDGEIENEEIYFLHKLAENIKIQADFVSESIQNTDLFITKYKKEIPYFNYSNPVKHFYDQTTQSVITLISRNKNRLLKEIIQSKELMILLAYSTRRDLDEKEKKKVKKQLLDICKTIPSLTIFLLPGGSLLLPILIKFIPKLLPSAFNENLDNE